The following coding sequences lie in one Synechococcus sp. PCC 7336 genomic window:
- a CDS encoding ABC transporter permease has protein sequence MNFKDVISMAAATFSAYKLRSGLTILGIVIGNASVIVMVGIGQGAQTFVSREIEGLGPNILSVTPGSVEAQRASFNVPNTLVLSDAEAIAEQIPSIRGSAPEYNQRGVISAGNLSSNLTIVGTSSEFPLVRRFDLGRGRFFSELDMQRANQVVVLGARLANRLLEGKQPVGQQVRLDGVSFEVIGVLAEKGSNIVGLDYDEAALIPLQTMASRLAGNISPLGIELSYVVFSIKDEQSMRAAQFQITNLLRLRHRIVSEDDFTVRSQKDLLELTGTVTGALTALLASIAGISLLVGGLGVMNIMLVSVSERTQEIGLRKAIGASRRDILFQFTLEAILMSASGGIIGALLGMSGAIVIGWATPFQPEISSGIVVLSIAVSGSIGLVFGTVPARRAANLEPIDALRIGV, from the coding sequence ATGAATTTTAAAGATGTAATCAGTATGGCAGCGGCAACTTTTTCTGCATATAAGCTGCGTAGTGGATTGACGATTTTAGGTATCGTCATTGGAAATGCTTCAGTCATCGTCATGGTGGGCATTGGACAAGGAGCTCAGACATTTGTTTCTAGAGAAATCGAGGGTCTAGGCCCCAATATTTTGTCAGTCACCCCTGGCAGTGTCGAGGCCCAGCGGGCTTCATTTAATGTGCCTAATACGTTAGTACTGAGCGATGCCGAAGCGATCGCCGAGCAAATTCCGTCTATTCGCGGATCGGCCCCCGAGTACAATCAGCGAGGCGTCATCTCTGCGGGCAATCTCAGTTCAAATCTGACGATCGTCGGAACGAGTTCTGAGTTCCCTCTTGTGAGAAGATTTGACTTGGGGCGAGGACGTTTCTTTTCTGAGCTCGATATGCAGCGTGCCAACCAAGTTGTCGTACTGGGGGCAAGGTTGGCAAATCGCCTATTAGAAGGCAAACAACCAGTCGGACAACAGGTTCGCCTCGATGGCGTCAGTTTTGAAGTCATTGGTGTTTTAGCTGAAAAAGGCTCGAATATTGTGGGCCTGGACTACGATGAAGCGGCTCTCATTCCTCTACAAACAATGGCAAGTAGATTGGCTGGTAATATTTCTCCATTAGGCATCGAGCTGAGTTACGTCGTTTTTTCCATAAAAGACGAGCAAAGTATGAGGGCTGCTCAGTTCCAAATCACTAACTTGCTCCGCCTGCGACATCGTATTGTCAGCGAAGATGACTTTACAGTTCGCAGTCAGAAAGACTTACTCGAGTTAACCGGGACAGTAACAGGAGCATTAACGGCTTTGCTAGCTTCCATCGCTGGCATTTCACTTCTGGTCGGCGGTCTAGGTGTTATGAATATTATGCTCGTATCAGTTAGTGAAAGGACTCAAGAAATTGGTCTGAGGAAAGCGATTGGAGCCAGTCGTAGAGATATACTTTTTCAATTTACACTGGAAGCAATTTTAATGTCGGCTTCAGGTGGGATAATTGGAGCTTTGTTAGGAATGAGCGGAGCGATTGTGATTGGTTGGGCAACCCCTTTTCAGCCAGAAATATCATCAGGAATAGTTGTCTTATCAATTGCTGTTTCTGGAAGCATTGGCCTCGTGTTTGGGACAGTCCCCGCTCGACGTGCAGCTAATCTCGAACCAATCGACGCATTACGCATTGGGGTATGA
- a CDS encoding efflux RND transporter periplasmic adaptor subunit yields the protein MSLLYSRLYLYCAALAAGSDEATLLLWLSSTTEKASTLYSLSIFRYFEQRWLAALLLAILSTVGAASYWRVTRTRVTPQDLLALTRIVRAQPFTIRLRASAIIQPVQKVNLSPKSSGILEELLVEQGDRVEAGQIVARMEARELEAEVVETRARVSRALAELEESLAGNRPEEISQAEASVAQAEARVREVEAQRLLAEMRLRRNRDLARAGAIAADDFDRVENEVTVARATVDFERANWAEAQSNLSLMRRGNRAEDIAAAAATLEELQASLQSAEILLEDTVIKAPFSGIVTQKFATAGAFVTPTTSASTASSATSTAIVSIASGLEVLAEVPEVDIGKIYLGQHVEIIADAYPNRIFDGRVTLVAPEAVVEQNVTSFQVRIELVSGENVLQAGMNADVSFIGDEIPAAISVPTSTILTIDGKTGILILDRDAEIQFQPIELGLASNRQAQVLSGLAEGDRIFFELPPNRKIEDFAP from the coding sequence ATGTCCTTACTCTATTCGAGACTTTATCTCTACTGCGCCGCCCTCGCGGCGGGCTCTGACGAGGCAACTCTCCTGCTGTGGCTATCTAGCACAACAGAGAAAGCCTCTACGCTCTATTCACTATCCATTTTTCGATATTTCGAGCAACGCTGGTTGGCTGCCCTACTGCTTGCGATCCTCTCGACAGTCGGGGCAGCGAGCTATTGGCGCGTCACTCGCACTAGGGTAACTCCCCAAGACCTGTTAGCACTCACTCGAATAGTTCGAGCCCAACCCTTCACCATTCGCCTGAGGGCTAGTGCCATCATTCAGCCCGTGCAAAAAGTCAATTTGAGCCCCAAGTCCTCAGGCATTTTAGAAGAACTGCTGGTGGAACAGGGCGATAGAGTTGAAGCCGGTCAAATCGTTGCCCGGATGGAAGCCCGAGAACTGGAAGCAGAGGTGGTAGAAACGCGCGCTCGGGTATCCCGAGCACTCGCCGAACTGGAAGAATCTCTAGCCGGAAACCGCCCTGAGGAAATCTCTCAAGCCGAAGCAAGTGTCGCCCAAGCCGAGGCTCGCGTTCGGGAAGTAGAAGCTCAGCGATTACTAGCTGAAATGAGACTGCGCCGCAATCGAGATCTTGCCAGAGCGGGGGCGATCGCGGCGGACGATTTCGATCGGGTGGAAAATGAAGTCACAGTGGCTCGGGCCACTGTCGATTTCGAACGAGCTAACTGGGCAGAAGCCCAATCAAATTTATCCTTAATGCGTCGAGGGAATCGAGCTGAAGATATTGCCGCCGCCGCCGCTACTTTGGAGGAGTTGCAAGCCAGTCTGCAATCTGCAGAGATATTACTGGAGGATACCGTAATTAAAGCACCCTTCAGCGGCATCGTGACTCAGAAATTCGCGACGGCAGGCGCTTTTGTGACACCCACCACATCCGCTTCTACCGCGTCTTCAGCCACCTCAACCGCGATCGTCTCCATCGCTAGTGGACTAGAGGTATTGGCCGAAGTTCCCGAAGTTGATATCGGCAAAATTTATCTCGGACAGCACGTTGAGATTATCGCTGACGCCTATCCCAATCGCATCTTTGACGGGCGAGTGACGCTAGTGGCTCCAGAAGCTGTAGTCGAACAAAATGTTACCTCTTTTCAAGTGCGTATCGAGTTGGTGAGTGGAGAAAACGTACTGCAAGCGGGGATGAATGCTGATGTTTCGTTTATTGGAGATGAGATTCCCGCAGCCATCTCAGTGCCCACGTCCACAATTCTCACCATCGACGGAAAAACAGGTATCCTTATCCTCGACCGGGATGCCGAAATTCAATTCCAACCGATCGAGCTTGGTCTGGCATCCAATCGTCAAGCCCAAGTGCTAAGCGGATTGGCAGAAGGCGATCGCATTTTTTTTGAGTTGCCTCCCAATCGAAAGATCGAAGACTTTGCCCCCTAG